ATCGTTTTCAGAATCAGGgccatttttcaatggtgAAAATTCTTTGCATCTGTCCACTTCTAAGCACCCAAACTTGTTCAATGGTACTGTGTCAAAAACATCAAATATAAATTGTTCTAACTTTATACCATTTGGTGTCTTTGGCTTAGTGTACTTACCGGTAACAGTATCATAAGCTGggatctttttctttgcaatATGGTATGGCATGTTCTCACACCACTGATCCAAGTCACGTTTCAGTAAATCCACCCGATAATAATGATTGACGATGTTACCTGCACGTAGCTTTAATAGGCCTTCTTCGTCCTTTGCTTCGGCTAACTCATTGGAAATCTCAGAATATTCTATGACACACGGCTTATTGTTTTTAGTGGCAATTAAACCCACTGATTCGTGCGCATCTCTCTTTCTAACGGCCTTAGTGGCCAGTTCGAAATCATGCCTGATGGCAAAACCAATAAATACGGGGTCTGCAATCTTCGATAAAACATTATCAACACAGTACATGTAAACATGCTTGATCCCtcttttatcaaaatcttcattcaatctattttctttgatggCACGGTATAACCCACCATTCCCATCTGGTGATTGAGATAGACTCACTGGATCTTTCATCAGAAAGTGCTTACCGTTCAAGTCAAAGGCTGGCAGAGTTCCCTGATTGAAGAACGtaatttgttctttattCAAACCAAAATAATTATGTTCCTGAAAATAAGCTTCAGTAGCTGCTCTGGTGGGGCCTGATGTCATAATATACCATGGAATTTCCACCTTGTTGTTCTTGATCATAGCTTGTAACCTAATCAACTTTTCAGCTTGTATTTGGAaaagagatttttttgaaggcAATCCAATATCATAACATCCCTTTGGCTGAGAAGACCCCAGGCGCGTACCTTGGCCACCAGCCATTAAAATTACGGCAACTTCCCCTTTACCAATGGCTTCAAGGCCCAATTGCcaatattcattttctttgttcctATTGCCAATAAGCGTCTCGTAGGAAGTAGAAGGCAACGGTAAAATGTCGGCAACAATGTCTTTAGAGGAGTTGATTTGAGAGAATTTAATAGCATTCTGACAGTCCTCGAGAAGTCTTGTAGGAGACCTCTTGGAAGAAATTTGCTCTAGGTTTGATAGCAATTCTTCTCGATCTTTGTGAGACAAGCTTTCCCAGTTCTGGAAAAGTTGACTTTGTCCAGCCTCGATAAATAATTGCTTTATATCAGTCATAGTTCTGCGTTATATATAGTGTCTTATTAGATGTATGTGTTTCGTTTCAAAGCTTTTGACTAAAggtcttttgattttgtgtGGTGAGAATGGACCTTAGTGCAAGCGAGCGATGTTTCGTGTTACGCGTAATATTTTACTTAATGAAAGTTACATCTGATGTTCGCTATTAAGAAGTAAGTGTTGAATAATACTTATTCAAAACATTTTCAAGGGCATTgacagaagaaaataggTATCTGTTGTGAAGCATTAATATCTATACTTATACGCGCAACAATGAGTGAAAAAAGACCTCTTCCCGTGGTAGATGTGAAGATCGATGACGAGGATACTCCCCagttggaaaagaagattagGCGGCAATCAATAGATCATGGTGTTGGGAGTGAACCTGTTTCAACAATAGAGATTATTCCAAGCGATTCTTTTCGAAAATATAATAGTCAAGGCTTCAAAGCAAAGGATACAGATTTAATTGGTACGCAACTAGAGTCCACATTTGAACATGAACTGTCTCAAATGGAACATGATATGGCTGAACAAGAGGAGCATGATCTTTCATCGTTCGAACGTAAGAAGCTTCCGAGTGATTTCGATCCAAATATATACGACATTTCTTTCCAACAGATTGATGCTGAACAAAGCGTACTAAATAGCAtgaaagatgaaaatacaTCGACAGTGGTAAGGTTTTTTGGTGTTACTAGCGAAGGACATTCTGTGCTTTGTAATGTTACAGGTTTTAAGAACTACCTTTTTGTACCAGCGCCTAATTCATCCGATGCTAATGATCAGGAGCAGCTTAATAAGTTCATCCACTACCTAAACGAAACATTTGATCATGCCATTGATTCGATCGAAGTTGTATCCAAACAGTCTATCTGGGGTTATTCCGGTGATACCAAGTTAccattttggaaaatttacGTCACTTATCCGCATATGGTTAACAAACTGCGTACCGCATTTGAAAGAGGTCACCTTTCATTCAATTCGTGGTTTTCTAATGGTACGACTACCTATGATAATATCGCCTTTACATTAAGGTTGATGGTAGATTGTGGAATTGTCGGTATGTCCTGGATAACATTaccaaaaggaaaatattcCATGATCGAACCGAATAACAAAGTTTCCTCTTGTCAATTGGAAGTCTCGATTAATTATCGTAACCTGGTAGCGCACCCTGCTGAGGGTGATTGGTCTCATACAGCTCCTTTGCGTATCATGTCCTTTGATATTGAGTGTGCTGGAAGAATTGGTGTTTTTCCGGAACCTGAGTATGATCCCGTCATTCAAATTGCCAATGTTGTAAGTATTGCTGGCGCTAAGAAACCATTCATTCGTAATGTTTTTACTTTAAATACATGTTCACCCATAACAGGTTCGATGATTTTTTCCCATGCCACAGAAGAGGAGATGTTAAGCAATTGGCGTAATTTTATCATAAAGACAGATCCTGATGTTATTATCGGTTATAAtacttcaaattttgatatacCCTACCTTTTAAATCGTGCAAAGGCGCTGAAGGTGAATGATTTTCCATATTTTGGAAGATTGAAAAACgtgaaacaagaaatcaaagaatctGTTTTCTCTTCGAAAGCTTATGGTACTAGAGAAACCAAGAACGTCAATATCGATGGCCGTTTGCAGCTGGATCTTTTACAATTTATTCAACGTGAGTACAAATTAAGATCTTACACATTAAACGCAGTCTCTGCGCACTTTCTGGGTGAACAGAAGGAGGATGTTCACTACAGTATCATTTCTGACCTACAAAATGGTGATAgtgaaacaagaagaaggttGGCTGTTTACTGTCTGAAAGATGCCTATTTACCTTTAAGACTTATGGAAAAGTTAATGGCTTTGGTTAATTATACTGAAATGGCTCGTGTTACCGGTGTGCCCTTTTCGTACTTATTGGCTCGTGGTCAACAAATCAAAGTTGTTTCTCAATTATTTCGGAAATGCTTGGAAATTGATACAGTTATTCCAAATATGCAATCTCAGGCCTCTGATGATCAATACGAAGGTGCCACTGTCATTGAGCCTATTCGTGGGTATTATGATGTGCCGATTGCCACTTTagatttcaattctttatATCCAAGTATTATGATGGCGCACAACCTGTGTTATACCACTCTGTGCAATAAAGGAACCGTGGAAAGGTTaaacttcaaaattgaagaagattaCGTGATTACACCTAATGGCGATTATTTTGTTACTGCAAAAAGGAGGCGTGGTATCTTGCCAATCATCCTGGATGAACTGATCAGTGCCAGAAAACGTGCTAAAAAAGATTTGagagatgaaaaagatcCATTTAAAAGAGATGTTTTAAATGGTAGACAATTGGCTTTGAAGATTTCAGCTAACTCAGTCTACGGTTTTACTGGGGCGACGGTAGGAAAATTACCATGTTTAGccatttcttcatctgttACTGCATATGGTCGTACTATGATCTTGAAAACTAAAAATGCGGTTCAAGAAAAGTACTCCATCAAGAATGGTTATAAGCACGACGCTGTTGTGGTTTATGGTGATACTGATTCTGTTATGGTGAAATTTGGCACGACAGATCTAAAGGAAGCTATGGACCTTGGTACAGAGGCAGCTAAATATGTTTCAACTCTTTTTAAGCATCCAATTAACctagaatttgaaaaagcatACTTCCCGTACTTATtaatcaataaaaaacgTTACGCAGGTTTATTTTGGACTAAACCTGATAAGTTTGATAAGTTGGACCAAAAGGGTCTTGCTTCTGTTCGCCGTGATTCATGTTCTTTGGTCTCTATTGTTATGaataaagttttgaagaaaattctaattgaaagaaatgtaGATGGTGCTTTAGCATTTGTGAGAGAAACTATAAATGATATTCTGCACAATAAAGTGGATATTTCGAAATTAATCATATCAAAAACATTAGCACCAAATTACACCAATCCACAGCCACACGCTGTATTGGCCGAACGTATGAAGAGGAGAGAAGGTGTTGGTCCAAACGTTGGTGACCGTGTAGATTATGTCATTATCGGTGGTAATGATAAACTTTATAATAGAGCAGAAGATCCGTTGTTCGTActagaaaacaatattCAGGTGGACTCACGCTACTACCTAGCTAATCAATTACAAAATCCAATCATTAGTATTGTTGCGCCTATTATCGGTGACAAGCAAGCAAACGGTATGTTTGTCGTTAAGTCCATCAAAATTAACACTGGTTCGCAAAAGGGAGGCTTAATGagtttcatcaaaaagGTCGAAGCATGTAAAAGTTGCAAAGGcccattgaaaaaaggtGAGGGTCCTCTTTGTTCAAACTGTCTAGCAAGATCTGGAGAACTGTACATCAAGGCATTATACGATGTCAGAgacttggaagaaaaatactcaAGGTTATGGACACAATGTCAAAGATGCGCAGGCAACTTGCATAGCGAGGTCTTGTGTTCAAATAAAAACTGTGACATTTTTTACATGCGTGTTAAGGTTAAGAAGGAGctgcaagaaaaagttgaCCAACTAAGCAAATGGTAACCTATGTAAGAGAAGCATTGTATAGAGATCAAGGAAGTTAAATAAGCATTCGCGTTTTGGTTAATcttatatgtatatgtaaATAGatgttaaagaaaatcttgatCCAAACAACTTTTCGAATGAACGATTCTACATATTCAGAGGCAGGATAATTCAGAGTATGTTTTGGGTACTTTATTATCGGTAATTTGCAAACGCTGTAGTTCCAATGAGACTGAATTTTGTTGCTGTGTGTCTTTAAACCAAGGGTGGTTCATAGcatcatcaatattgtACCTCTCGTCGGGATTTAAGACCAAAAGATTAGATATTAAATGCAGAACAGAATCATCGATCTTATCCCAATACGGAGAGTAGAACGCATACTTAGCTTGTAAGATCTGCTCTTTTAATGAAGGTGGCCCCAATTGATCACTGAATGGAGGAAACCCGCATAAGCAGACATACAATATGACACCAGCACTCCAGAGATCCACTTTTGACGTATATCCTTTCTTTGTAAGGACCTCAGGAGCTACATAGGATGGTGTACCACAAAGAGTGTTTGTGAATTGCATTTCACCTGTAAATTTTGCTAAACCAAAGTCGGCTATTTTAACTTGAATATCAATTTCGTCTTCATCCCATGGGCCTAGTTGGACTTGACTCGAATTTTTGCGCCTTGTAATATTTAACAGTACATTCTCTGGTTTAATGTCTCTGTGAATGATGTTCTGCTCATGTAAATATTTCAACCCAGTTAACAGTTGTTTAAATAGAGCTTTTGATTCGTCTTGTCTTAAACATGTTTTCCTAACGATTCTTTCGAATAAttcaccatcatcaattttttccagtaccagatatttttgaatctgAGATTTGCTGATTGGTTCTACAAAACTATCTAATAAGTTAACAATATTTGGATGTTGTACCCTCATTAAAATGTTTGTCTCCTCTCTaaattgtttgtttttcttctgatCATCATTTTGCTGAGCGTGAAATATCTTCACTGCTACTTGTTGTCcagtttttttgtttttagcTTCTTTCACTAGAGCATAATGCCCTGAACCTAGTTCTTTACCTAACAAGTATTTATCAAAGAACGAAACAGGCTTTGTTTTGCTTGATTTTCTGGTAACAGACCCAGTGATAGCATTTTGACTACTTGTAATGCCTTTCTGTGGTTTTTTAAAAACGCCGTTGTCATCCTTATATGGACGTATTTCTGAATTTGCGTTtgcatcatcattttcaatatcagtagaagatgaagatgcgTACTTGAATAAAAAGGAGCAACTCTTACCAAAGACAATTCTGTCGCCATTCTTGAGTATATAATCTTTCTTTACCAAACGGTTTCCATTAATGAAAGTTCCATTTCTGCTCTTATCAATAACGTTGATCAAATTTCTCTGGAAGCTATCCACATCCATTTTCAGCAGGTGGAACTCAGCATGGAAAGTCGAGATATCAGGTTCATTCAGTATGACGTCGCATGATCTACTTCTACCAATAGTAGTAACATTCCGATTTGATATTTCAACTCTTTGCTCCTTACCAGGTATTAGGTTTAGCAGATGGCCCAGACAGGCATTTTCAGAGCTCGGCTTATTATTTCGCTGCTGTCTCTTGAATGAAGGATCGGTTATTTCACCAGAGTATTCCCTTTTGGTAGCCAAACACATCTTTGCCGTataattttccttcttcctGTGAGATAATCTCCTTTAACCACTTCTATTCTGATTGTTAGGGGTTTTTGTTACTATTTCCTCAACAATATCTAAtgatctttcaaatttattgaaaaaatgcaatgcaaataaaatggaaaaaagtaaacaaaCGCGTCGCGTAAggagatttttttccttatgTATACCATCTTTCTAGTAACTTTTCTATGGTTATATGTTGTACGTATTTATTTATGGTAATCAGGGGCATCTATTCTTTATCTTCTAACTCGTAAATGACCTTACCATCAGAGGCAGGGttatattctttgtttAGAAATTGTGAGAACTTAGTTAAGTTATTTAATCCTCTGATTTCGCCGGCACACAATGGCATTTTGATGACATGAAAATCCTCGTATAATTCGTCGATTTGGTCCAGGTATTTCTTTTGCATCTTCCATCTGGCTTGACACCTCTTACAGTTGTGTTCTTGGTCGTTTTCAGCAAATAGCAATTGGTTTACAATGATGGAATTGACGTCCATATCGTAGGATATCAATTCTTGAATCAATCTTTCAGTTTCGTataaagacaaaaattCACTGATACACACGCAAACAAAAGTGGTCAGATCAGGATCAGTGAACTGCTGCTTAATTGTTTCTACATTAGCTTTCAAATCGTTCAATTTGCCAGAGATATCGACATTACCCGCGCCCATAAAGGAGTTTAGCATTGGACCCAACTTGTTAGTAATTTCACCAAACTTCTCCAAAAGCTTGGAGAGAGTGTTTGGCAGTTGTAAAAATCTTAATGTATGCCCGGTTGGAGCAGTGTCAAAGATGACAGTATCGAAGGTTTCACCTTCGCCTTGTTCTTGTCTTTTGATGTGTTTCATGACTTCCATGAAGGATAAAGCTTCATCGATACCAGGAATGGAACCAGTCAAGTCTGCAAGAGCACCACCTTGTAGTAAGCTTCCAAGGTCATCACCTTGGCCATCATTTCCATTGGCGTTGGCCCGGGAAACTGCCATGTCGTTCATATCTTTCAAAGCAGCGGATGGATCAATTTCCATACATGACAAATTATTCATTCCAGATACCTTTCTGGCATCTTtgccaaatttttcaccaaATGCATCACTTAGGTTATGAGCAGGATCCGTAGAAATCAAAAGGAATTGCTTATTGGGTTGATTCAACGCCATTTGGATCGCAATGGAACATGATGATGTAGTCTTACCAACACCACCTTTACCACCAACGAAAATCCACTTGTGAGTGGTTGAATTAATCAAGGAGTGCAAATTAGGTTCTACGGTTAAATCCATGATTATTTGTGAcgttcttcttgttcttgtctCGTTGCTAAACGCTATGTTGCTCTCTCCTAAATTGTTTGGAAGTTGCCACCGTTTTATCCATCTTTcgcctttgaaaaaaaaatggttgAGAATTCCCCAGCATAATTTAGTGTCGCTGTTCTTACAGCTTGCGATAAGATGTAATTTGATTTGTATTGATAGTGAACTTACCAAGtcaaataaatatatagtTGCAATGTCTGAGCAGGAGTCTGATGAAGCCAAACGTGTGAAGCAATTGGAAGAAGCTAGGAAGAGAGTGGaggaattgaagaaaaagaaaattaagaaaagtaaaggtaagaagaacaaaaatagCAGCGTCACTAGCTCTGTAGAACCAGAGCTTCCAGGTTCGGATGATAAACCAGGAGAAGAGCATTCACAGGAACAAACCGAGGAAGTTGATTCTACCAAACATGAAAACAACATTGAggatttggaaaagaataagGATACCGAAGATACTGAGAACAAAGATATAGAACGAGTTGAGTCAGACAATTCTGGGGTTGAAGGggaagaaacaaaagaagacagTGTTATGGCAACACCTGTAGAACAGGATGGCGCTAGAGTTACTCAAAAAGTGGAAGTTCAAGAATCTACAGAAAACGACGACATCATTATAAAATCGGCAGATGTCGAAAAAACTATAGAACCacaagaagagaagaaggaaTCTTCATGTTCACCTGGAACAGCAGATGATCTATTTGCGAATGATAACGATGAAGAGTCCGACTTCTTGACCACGattgaaaagcaaaaagaagaggatgagTTGACTAAAGTAAGGGCGGAACTTGAGGAACTCGCACAAGAGAATAAACAATTAAAGTTCTTGAACATGGATAATGAAACTACTGTCGATGATTTACAAGATCAGTTGCAGGAGAAAGAAGACGTGATAAATAGTTTACAAAACGATTTACAATCTATGACGGATGAACTAATCGCAACGCAGCAAAGGCTAAAGGAAGCAGAGGCTAAATTAGCGAGAAATTCCACGCCAACACCTATTCAATTTGCAGATTTCAATGCTTCAAGTAACAATCTAACTCCCTCACAGTCTGCAAAAAATTGTACTACGCAGATGGCTCATGGCAACAATGCGGAAGTGGACCGTGTTATGCTGGATAAATGGCGCCATTGGAATGTGGACATGACCACTTGGAGAAGTATTGGTTCAGGCCCAATAATGGAgttttgaaagtgaaaatttctcatatatacgtatattTTTACTTAAGGTTTTACATACAACAAAGGATACGCCTAATGATGGAACGGAGTTATTCCTTCGTGATGGGCTTTATGCTTGTATTATGCTTATTTACTACTTGAATTCTCATTTTTTAGAAGTGGTAAAGTTGGCAAATCCCATCATTTGGCTAACTTTagattcattttcaataggGGGCCTACGAACAGCCTTCTTCGACTTGCCCACGTCTGCCCTCAAGAAgcttttcctttttgacCGAGTCTCTGTAGAACGCATGTCGGTGAATCTTTTCACCAAATCGTAGTAGCACTGTTCGAACTCCTCTTGCGGTACCTCATCATTATCCCTTGTATCTATTATTAGTGGCTCATCAAACAAGGTTTCAAATTTTATTGCATGCAATTTGTGATTTAAATGATCAATGTATTGTAGCGTGTCTTTAAAAGTCAAGTTACAAATATCACAGTAAAACCCGAActtctttcctttcttAGAGGATGATAAACTGTCCGTATTTGTTGTTAGCTTTCTTCTATTTAGATCTTTGAGTGAACCCTTGATTAAATGGTCGTAGTTTATGTATTTGGATTTTAAAGTTTGTAATTCACTCGGGGTTAGTGTAGACTTTAAGGATTGGCCGTCATAACCGCTTTTCGCCTTCTCAGCATATTCCTCTCTATCCCAGGTTCTTCTGCCAAAATTCGACATTAGCTTCCTTGTATGCGTGCTTGCTAAGGCTTGTGAAGCTTTTTGTTTCAACAAACCTAAATAGGTACTGTTTTCCATTAAGCGGCGCTTTTGTTTAAACTGCTCCATTAGGAGAAAAACGGAATATCATATTCTCTGCGTTTTATCAGTTTACTTATACTTACACTCGTACGTGTATACACATATAGATATAAACTTAATACAAGACACTTGCCTTCTCGAACAGTTGGTCGACAACTTTATTTAACTGTCCGACTAGTTCTAATGCGGAGTCGTACGTAGCATCTTGATTCGGCGTCTCATAGACATAAAGCCAGCCATTGCCTTGATCCAGAACACCGTAAAATATCTTGTCTAGTATCATCTGAGAGAGTTTTCCCTCCACTTGTTGGGTATCCAGACCGATCATCTTGGAAATGTGAGATATTTCCACACACTCGAACGGCTCAATAATCTTACACAAATTGGATTCTAATAGAGTATCGTACAATGCATTGAAATGGGACCTTGTTAACTCATCTCCCATCAGCTCTTTGTCATACTGTTTTAACGCCGTGTTAAAGTCTAAAAGTGATCTGTTGTTATAGGCCTCAGCAACCGCTTTCATCGCATCAATACCCCGGGACTGGTACGTTTCCTTTGTGTATTTGGCATtcagaatattttttacatCATCAATAAGGTTCAGCATGATCTTCGATAATAGCATGTATTTCAAGACCTGGCATGCCTTTTCATACGAATTATGGGTAGTCAAATTGTGGTAACTTTCAAAACTCTCGAAAAAGTACGAAAATGCAGTTTTGTAATCTTTGTCTTCACAGTGCAGGATACCGCTCATCAAATCTAATTCTGCAACAGTTTGCGTAGGACAGTATATGGAGTTGGCGGCTGTTCTTGCTGCAGTTAATGAAGCCTTGGACTTGGCTAAATTTCTCAGTTTATGGTAAACTTTACTTTCCAAAAGGTGCACATCCACCAAGGAGGGCTTATCGTCCAACTTTTTGAACTCCCTTAGCAGGTCATTGATCAATGCTAATGAATCCTTGTACTGTTTCTTCTGGTAATGTAATGTAGCCAATTTAATCGATAGAGAATGCTTCAAAAACACTCTCTTCTCCCTCTTCGCGAATTCGATGCTCTTCTTGCACACAAAGATTTGATCGTCCAGCGAGTCCGGCACCTGCTCGAATTTCTCAATCAACGTTTTCAATACCTTCACTGTTTTGGATTTGGCAAACTGCATCATATACTCCGTAGAATGAGGAATAAACTCACGCAACTTTTCCTTCGCACCCATAGTCACGTACAGTTGTCCCAATTCCAATATGCTTGTCTCCTGTTCATTTCTGCGCTTGTCATCCACACTAGCAGCGGATGTACTGCTCTGTGAGTGGTCTTTATCCAATAAGCTCAAATATATCTGCTCAGCCTCATCGTACTGTTTTTGGCTGACCAGATTTCTAGCGGCTTCTAATTTTGAACTGGACACAGACATGGCTTACCTCGTTATAAATTAATACTCGAATTGCTTCGTTTCAGGCCCTATAAACTGCCTTTCTTTAACCGATCTTTGCTTTAATTATGTATTAATCAACTTTTGCCACCCTTGgaaccaaagaaaatatacatCTTTTAAGGTTGCCCTACCTATTATCGTCGTGCAATATGATTATCGagtgttttttttttcgctgcgttttttttctcgacACGTGTCGAACAAGAGTTTGGCGTTTTAAGCAGATCCTGGGTTATTTTCGAGCATCAAAAGAGCATCAAAAGAGTATCAAAAGTGGATAAAGAGGTGCATTGTTAAGGCGAGGTAGTAtcgaaagaagaagaactacTAAGAAACAGCTAACAGCTATAAGCACGGTCATGTCGGAAGATAAAACGTACAAACGTGTGGAGCAGGATGATCCTGTGCCCGAACTGGATATCAAGCAGGGCCCCGTAAGACCCTACATTGTTACCGATCCGAGTGCCGAATTGGCATCGTTGCGGACCATGGTCACTCTAAAGGAAAAGTTGTTAGTGGCCTGTCTCGCTGTCTTTACAGCGGTGGTTAGGTTGCGTAGTCTGGCCTGGCCCGATAGTGTGGTATTTGATGAAGTACATTTTGGCGGGTTTGCCTCACAATACATTAGGGGCACTTACTTTATGGATGTGCATCCTCCTCTTGCTAAGATGTTATATGCTGGTGTGGCATCGCTTGGTGGGTTCCAGGgtgattttgattttgaaaacattgGTGACAGCTTTCCATCTACCACGCCATACGTCTTGATGAGATTTTTCTCAGCGTCTTTGGGGGCACTTACTGTGCTTTTGATGTACATGACATTACGTTATTCGGGTGTTCGTATGTGGGTTGCGTTAATCAGTGCTATTTGCTTTGCCATTGAGAACTCGTACGTGACCATATCTCGTTATATTCTACTAGACGCTCCATTGATGTTTTTCATTGCCGCTGCAGTATACTCTTTTAAGAAGTATGAAATGTACCCTGCCAACTCGCTGAATGCCTACAAGTCCTTACTGGCCACCGGTATCGCTCTTGGTATGGCTTCTTCGGCTAAATGGGTGGGTCTTTTTACAGTTACGTGGGTGGGCCTTCTGTGTATTTGGAGACTATGGTTCATGATTGGGGATTTGAGCAAATCTTCGAAGTCCATCGTCAAAGTGGCATTCGCCAAACTGGCCTTTTTATTGGGTGTGCCCTTTACTCTTTATCTGGCTTTCTTCTATATCCATTTTCAATCTTTATCGTTAGACGGTGATGGTGcaagtttcttttccccTGAATTTAGATCTACATTGAGAAATAACAAGATTCCACAAAATGTCATTGCTGATGTCGGCATTGGCTCCATCGTCAGTTTACGTCATGTATCTACCATGGGTGGTTATTTACATTCTCATTCTCACAATTATCCAGCTGGTTCagaacaacaacaaatcACTTTATATCCTCACATGGATGCCAATAATGATTGGTTGTTGGAACTTTACAATGTACCCGGAGAATCTTTAACAACCTTCCAGAACTTGACCGATGGTACAAAGGTCAGACTATTCCACACTATTACACATTGTAGATTACACTCTCATGACCATAAACCACCTGTTTCCGAGAGTAGCGACTGGCAGAAGGAGGTCTCTTGTTATGGTTACAGTGGCTTCGACGGTGATTCTAATGATGACTGGGTCGttgaaattgataaaaagaattcCGTTCCTGGCGTTGCCCAAGAACGTGTTATAGCTTTGGATACCAAATTCAGATTGAGACATGCCATGACTGGCTGTTATTTGTTTTCACATGAGGTAAAATTGCCAGCTTGGGGTTTTGAACAACAGGAAGTTACTTGTGCTTCTTCGGGTAGACATGATTTGACGTTGTGGTACGTCgaaaacaacagcaaccCGTTGCTGCCAGAAGATACGAAGCGTATCTCCTACAAACCAGCAAGCTTCATCTCTAAATTTATTGAATCccataaaaaaatgtggcatatcaataaaaatttgGTCGATTCTCATGTCTACGAATCTCAGCCAACTTCGTGGCCATTTTTGCTACGTGGTATCAGTTACTGGGGTGAAAATAACAGAGATGTCTATTTATTAGGTAATGCCATCGTATGGTGGGCAGTCACCGCTTTCATCGGCATTTTCGGATTGGTTGTTATTACTGAGTTATTCTCATGGCAATTAGGCAAACCAGTCTTGACCGATTCCAAGGTCGTCAACTTCCACATTCAAGTTATTCATTACTTATTAGGTTTTGCCGTTCATTATGCGCCATCTTTCTTGATGCAACGTCAAATGTTTTT
The Saccharomyces mikatae IFO 1815 strain IFO1815 genome assembly, chromosome: 4 genome window above contains:
- the PMT1 gene encoding dolichyl-phosphate-mannose-protein mannosyltransferase PMT1 (similar to Saccharomyces cerevisiae PMT1 (YDL095W); ancestral locus Anc_2.362); amino-acid sequence: MSEDKTYKRVEQDDPVPELDIKQGPVRPYIVTDPSAELASLRTMVTLKEKLLVACLAVFTAVVRLRSLAWPDSVVFDEVHFGGFASQYIRGTYFMDVHPPLAKMLYAGVASLGGFQGDFDFENIGDSFPSTTPYVLMRFFSASLGALTVLLMYMTLRYSGVRMWVALISAICFAIENSYVTISRYILLDAPLMFFIAAAVYSFKKYEMYPANSLNAYKSLLATGIALGMASSAKWVGLFTVTWVGLLCIWRLWFMIGDLSKSSKSIVKVAFAKLAFLLGVPFTLYLAFFYIHFQSLSLDGDGASFFSPEFRSTLRNNKIPQNVIADVGIGSIVSLRHVSTMGGYLHSHSHNYPAGSEQQQITLYPHMDANNDWLLELYNVPGESLTTFQNLTDGTKVRLFHTITHCRLHSHDHKPPVSESSDWQKEVSCYGYSGFDGDSNDDWVVEIDKKNSVPGVAQERVIALDTKFRLRHAMTGCYLFSHEVKLPAWGFEQQEVTCASSGRHDLTLWYVENNSNPLLPEDTKRISYKPASFISKFIESHKKMWHINKNLVDSHVYESQPTSWPFLLRGISYWGENNRDVYLLGNAIVWWAVTAFIGIFGLVVITELFSWQLGKPVLTDSKVVNFHIQVIHYLLGFAVHYAPSFLMQRQMFLHHYLPAYYFGILALGHALDIIVSYVFRSKKQMGYAVLVTFLAASMYFFKSHSPIIYGTPWTQELCKKSQWLSGWDYNCNAYFSSFEEYKNQTLTRRESQPAATSTVEEVVIEGDGPSYEDLMNEEGKKIFKDTEGNELDPEVVKKMLEEEGANILKVEKRAVLE